GATTTTGATGAATGAGAATCAATTCCCCACCATTCACCTGAATGTCTTTGTAGGAGGTACTGTGAGTGGTCACGTTAAAGTAGACTTTGTCCTTGAAAGCCAGATAAGCCACTCCAATGGAGTCAACAGATGTGACCTTGCTCAGGGAGAACAGAGGTTTCCGACCCTTCCGGTAATAAAGGCTGAGGCTGAGCTCCTCGGAGAAGTAGCCCTTCAGGGAGATGAGGTAAAACCCGTCGCAGTTGATAATGATCGAATTATCTTGCACCTTCATGGTTTCTTCGTTGTTTGGGGATGTGATGATGCAACCTTTCTCATTCTCACACCCTAAGGAGGGGagggcaagaaggaaaaaaaaagattccttagCTCAGCACTGGGCAACCTTCTAATCCATCTACAAGCTTGAGATGGTGGTAGGGACAGGTTTTgaaaggaaagtaagaaagagagcaTTGTGTTTCTGAGTGaggggtggagcctgcttccacaGTGGAATGGAAGACAAGGCACAGCTGATAATATTAGTGGCCCAGAGAGTTTCAGGTACAGACGGGATTCAGAAACAGAGAGGTCACAGCAACCGGCCGTAGGCACGACAGACCAGGGCCGGGAAATGGAACTCCGAGGTTTCCCCGATTTTTCACAAAACCAGGAAGGGCTGGTCATTTCggtgcttcttttctttttcaacagatAGACTAGGGCAAAGGGTAGCAAGAGGCCCCTTGCCCAGATCCTGCACACCACCTCACACAAAGCTTGTTACCGCTTCTCTAACCTCTCGCCACCTGACCGTGAAATGCAAATTTTTCATATGCCTTGGGACTGGATGACTGGCCTTTGCCAGCAGTCACTTAAGCTTAGTAAGCATTATGCACAGAATGTCTGTGGGCTCAGTTCTGCTCAGTAAGATGCCAGAGAAAGAGCTCAGGAACACAGACCTGCTTCTCCATTTTATCTTATTGCTAGTTTTTCCTGGCAAATGACTTGGGAAGAGTTGCCACCACAGGGGGGAAAATATGGGGGTAAAGGAGGCTTTGGTAGCTTTTATAGGGCCATTTCAAGCGCAAAGCAAAAAgactaaatttcttttatttctacctcACAATATCATCCTGAATGGCCAAGCAACCACATCTCGGATTCCCCATTTTTGCCCATGACCCTTAGTGATAGGAAAGAACAGGTCTCCACTACTGGacataattcatttaattctactTTGCACCAGGCCCCGGGGGGATTAAGTTGAATtgaaaatgagggttgctggtggaAGGCAAGATATACTTCCCTTCAGACTCAGaagaatgtaataaataaatgaatatccaTATAGAAACTACTGGTGATTGTCCTAATATTAATCATGGATCCGAATAATGCTCTCCTGGTAGTTAGAAGATCACCTTGTCTTCATGTCCAAGACACGCCTGCCCCCCACTCTCCTTAAGACAAAATCTTGTCCTGTAATTGATTTAGTGGGAAATAATGTGTCATACGGTCAGACAGCCTTGTAAGAAGTGAAGCCttagttttctttcctgaaaaatgagaataattccTACTCAGAGGGTTCCTGGAAGGAGTAAGCGAGAGGCACATAACGTGATCAATACAGTGACAACCACATCTCTGGTAACTAATTACTCTCTTGTCTTCTCTATACACCTTCTATGTACCTAATGAAAATGGCACGCAGGCTCTAACAATTGCAGGATTTTGTGCTTCCCAAAGGGTAAGGAGAGATTCTGTTTTTGGAAGAAATTAGGAGACTAGAAggaagattcttttaaaaacatgaatcagTTAAACAATACTTACTGGTAAATTGTACTCTGATACTTTGAATTGGAGGATACTGAGGTGGCAcctgaaggaggaaaaaggatatatatttaggggaaaaagcaaacaaatgaaattgaCAAGTCATATTCTATCAAGCAAAAATGCAGGACTGTAGAAGGAATGACTTGAGAAGACATGGCGTGTTTTCTACGAAGATTAGACTCGGACTTTCTACCGCCCCCTTATTTTCTATAACATCTCCTCAGGTAAATTAGGAATATTCTGCTCTGTTATGCAAGCATCTAAGATTCTGCCAGACTCTTCTCTGGTATACTGTTTTGGCTCTCTGAGCCCCATTTTCCCATTTTGGATAATGGAGCATTTAATAGTCATCTTGAGAAATCCATTCAGTCATAGAGATCCCCTCATGAGCAAGGCTGTGACCAATCAATCCATCACGGCCACAAGACCACAGAGTGTACCGGGAGTGAATTCTGGAAGCTTCCTGGCTGCTTGTTCTTTCGCTGCAACCTGGGAGTAAGACTGTTGTATTTTCAGGTCATACGGGCAATAGGAACTGGTCTAATCATGCAGAGTTCAGTAGATTTGAGTGCATATATTTCTAAtgtctcctcctcttctgtttaaTGACTTGAAAAACCTAACTTGAACTAAGTGGGTGCTcagcagcaagagagaagtaAAGTACTAAAGAAAGCTGATAGATCAGATATCTCCAGTAATCTAACGGCTAAAAGAACAAAGCAGTTCCCTACGGAGCAaattccaaaatacatgaagtggaaaaaaaggcagaatcaTACATAAAGTATATCAccattcatgttaaaaaatattaataatgcatGTATGGGCATTGACTATATCTGAAGGAATACCCACAAGACAGCTCATAAATGTTGCCTCCGGGAAGTGGAATTGGAAGCCTGAGGTCAGAAGTGGGAGGAAGCTTACTTTTCATGATctactttttcacatttttaaaatctttcaccATATGCTGTGTTACCCgcgaaaaaaggaaattaaaaccaaaaccaaaaccaaaaagcacCACCTATTACTCCTGCCAAGAACATCTCTCCTCACAGGTTATTTTTGGCAAGACGTTGTGATCAAAGGTACGGGGAGGGATTTGTTTTCATACCCTGGGGTGTGGAACCCCAGCTTCCCACTCTCCTGGCGCACAGTGGCTGCAGTCAAGCGGATTCCACCGGCACTGCCCACACAGAAGAGGAATCCCCTACTTCCCTTCTAAGTCAAATCACAAACCTTACCAAGCTGAAACAGCAGGCAGCCTAGGAAGAAGAGAGAGCCTTTCTGAGCCTGCCAGTGGGTGAACCCCAGAGGCCATTTAAATTCAGTGGTGAGCCCATGGAGAGAGGTGTTGACTTGGGACGACATGAGAGCTTGAGGGGGTATGGTTCTGTCCCCTCCGTGAACTGTTTGCGATGCTGGAATCTGGGTCCGTCGTGCCTAAGGCAATGTTCTGGAAGAGAGCCTCTCAAGGGGCATATTACACTAGCACCATAATCCCCTGGGTAGATACATGccccccactcctctccagcTGGTTGGGCCCAGCACGAGTGGCCACGTAATGAAAGTCGGAAGCAGCGTGTGGAATAGCACACCGAGCACAGGGCTCAGCACACGGCAACCTCAGGGCTAACGTTGGCCAGGCAGGTTCACAGACATCTTGGGCAAATTTCATAACTTCCCTAGAAgtcagttttttcattttcaaaaatttccagGCATCCCTTCCAGCATTAACTGTCCAAGATTTGGCTTTTAAAACTTGTAATTCTAGGTCAAttgtaataaaagaagaaaacaggaagccTCTTCATCCAAACTTACATGTAGCTCTCAGATCTAAAAGTCCTCATGATTTAATTTGACTGACTCTGCAAAATCTCGAAAAGGTCCCTGCAAATCAAAGACATTTCCGAATGTTTTGAAGTACCCTGGTGGAGCAGAGTCGGTAGTCATCAAGAGGACATTCTCTGAGACCGCAACgctgagaggcaggaaggaaagtgCACATGACTTCCTCTCTGGGGTAGATCTAACAGAACTCCAGACTCAGCCTTCCTGTTCCCTCTC
The window above is part of the Mustela erminea isolate mMusErm1 chromosome 17, mMusErm1.Pri, whole genome shotgun sequence genome. Proteins encoded here:
- the TNFSF4 gene encoding tumor necrosis factor ligand superfamily member 4 isoform X1; protein product: MEGVQPLDENVGNAPGRRLQKNKLLLVAAVIQGLGLLLCFTYICLHFYASQVPPQYPPIQSIRVQFTRCENEKGCIITSPNNEETMKVQDNSIIINCDGFYLISLKGYFSEELSLSLYYRKGRKPLFSLSKVTSVDSIGVAYLAFKDKVYFNVTTHSTSYKDIQVNGGELILIHQNPGGFCAY
- the TNFSF4 gene encoding tumor necrosis factor ligand superfamily member 4 isoform X2; translation: MLEFTEPISGRGSAFSGPGAEMEAKTQEVPPQYPPIQSIRVQFTRCENEKGCIITSPNNEETMKVQDNSIIINCDGFYLISLKGYFSEELSLSLYYRKGRKPLFSLSKVTSVDSIGVAYLAFKDKVYFNVTTHSTSYKDIQVNGGELILIHQNPGGFCAY